The following are encoded together in the Bacillus sp. NP157 genome:
- a CDS encoding AraC family transcriptional regulator: MYRAEITCPVSFPRTPTLVIDLALRSAALDRPAEGTHIQALRDRSALTEIVLGADAGADDDLLLVYRTGNRCDQGANAILFRRHPVGAEAVHAPAVRSLAEVLFDTLRSESPNAALLAHVAMALRSVVPAPSRDDGATVRGGLAHWQERRALAFMEQRLDQSFPVSDVADACGLSVNHFSRAFRRTLGKPPHRWLLDRRIERARELLRTTPLALADIALACGFAEQSHFTRVFTRLVGMPPGAWRRSAE, from the coding sequence ATGTACCGCGCCGAGATCACCTGTCCCGTCAGCTTTCCACGCACGCCGACGCTGGTCATCGACCTCGCGCTGCGTTCTGCCGCCCTCGACCGGCCCGCGGAAGGGACCCACATCCAGGCCCTGCGAGACCGCTCCGCGCTGACCGAGATCGTGCTGGGCGCCGATGCCGGTGCGGACGACGACCTGCTGCTGGTCTATCGCACGGGTAACCGCTGCGACCAGGGCGCCAACGCTATCCTGTTCCGCCGTCATCCGGTCGGAGCCGAAGCGGTGCACGCCCCCGCCGTGCGCAGCCTCGCCGAGGTGCTGTTCGACACGCTGCGCTCCGAGTCGCCCAACGCCGCCTTGCTTGCCCACGTCGCCATGGCGCTGCGCTCGGTGGTTCCCGCGCCGTCGCGCGATGACGGTGCGACCGTGCGCGGTGGACTGGCGCACTGGCAGGAGCGCCGCGCGCTGGCCTTCATGGAGCAGCGCCTGGACCAGTCGTTTCCCGTTTCGGATGTCGCCGACGCATGCGGCCTGTCGGTCAATCATTTCTCGCGCGCCTTCCGGCGCACCCTCGGCAAGCCACCGCATCGATGGCTGCTTGACCGGCGCATCGAGCGTGCCCGCGAACTGCTTCGCACCACGCCGCTCGCCCTTGCCGACATCGCCCTTGCCTGCGGCTTTGCCGAGCAGAGCCACTTCACCCGCGTGTTCACCCGGCTGGTCGGCATGCCGCCGGGTGCATGGCGTCGATCGGCGGAATAA